A genome region from Haliotis asinina isolate JCU_RB_2024 chromosome 11, JCU_Hal_asi_v2, whole genome shotgun sequence includes the following:
- the LOC137256479 gene encoding probable G-protein coupled receptor 139 codes for MASNTTRIINNSDDLLNDSSWRTVDGVAFDIQTYYLWVILALGFPGNCATIVTVIKMSPARSLTVYIALLAVVDNLAIVNKLLLIVLLDHKIHVGQMGCKVLGYFGNFLITFANWLLVAMSMERFAAVWFPLKIGQSWTFKKSILAVVLLSLPLCVLFLHLFWTMKFLVEKETGTFHCDIYKEYEYFMMHIWYWINIMVYAFIPCILLLLFNLLIIAGIMKSDKVQKFLHCNHGNKNANSGVDRHRPITIMLVTAAAVLVVLTTPRCVMLILTPYWNPDHQSMEGAIKYLLDTLAFLLCDLTHAINFYVYSLSAKRFRGHFIELCLCRHHKASQNTTQDVIIPCRTSVRINMKSLSGEKAMM; via the coding sequence ATGGCGTCAAACACGACACGGATTATCAACAATAGTGATGACCTTTTAAACGATTCTTCTTGGAGAACTGTTGATGGCGTTGCTTTTGACATCCAGACATATTATCTGTGGGTTATTCTCGCCTTGGGATTCCCTGGTAACTGTGCCACCATTGTTACAGTCATCAAAATGTCCCCTGCCAGATCTCTAACTGTCTACATAGCATTGCTAGCAGTTGTCGATAATCTTGCAATTGTTAATAAACTTCTCCTGATCGTGCTTCTTGACCACAAGATACATGTTGGACAAATGGGATGTAAAGTTCTCGGATACTTTGGAAATTTTCTCATTACTTTTGCCAATTGGCTGCTTGTGGCAATGTCCATGGAAAGGTTTGCCGCCGTTTGGTTTCCTCTGAAAATAGGACAAAGCTGGACATTTAAGAAATCCATTCTCGCAGTTGTGCTCTTATCCCTTCCATTGTGTGTTCTGTTCCTTCATCTCTTCTGGACAATGAAGTTTCTTGTGGAAAAGGAAACCGGAACCTTTCATTGCGATATTTACAAGgaatatgaatatttcatgatgcACATATGGTACTGGATAAATATCATGGTATATGCGTTTATACCATGTATACTGCTCTTGCTCTTTAATCTGCTGATCATAGCAGGAATAATGAAATCTGATAAAGTGCAAAAGTTTTTgcactgtaaccatggtaacaagaaCGCCAATTCGGGTGTTGATCGGCATCGCCCTATCACAATTATGTTAGTAACGGCAGCAGCTGTGTTGGTTGTACTAACAACCCCCCGATGTGTTATGCTTATTCTGACACCATATTGGAACCCTGATCACCAGAGTATGGAGGGTGCTATTAAATACCTCTTGGATACTTTGGCGTTTTTGTTATGTGACTTGACTCACGCCATTAACTTTTATGTTTATTCACTAAGTGCTAAGAGATTCCGGGGTCACTTTATTGAGCTGTGTTTGTGTCGACATCACAAAGCTTCTCAGAATACTACTCAGGATGTAATTATTCCATGTCGAACATCAGTAAGAATAAACATGAAGTCACTTAGCGGTGAGAAAGCAATGATGTGA